The following proteins are co-located in the Neofelis nebulosa isolate mNeoNeb1 chromosome 18, mNeoNeb1.pri, whole genome shotgun sequence genome:
- the FAM234A gene encoding protein FAM234A: protein MMGSKDLEAEIHPLKNEDKRLQENLGSQTTKEDNLKGLPRQPGLSGCRTVAFFLSLFVCLFVVFVVSFIIPCPDRPASQGTWRVYYNAAVTYDFLATEDINRDRIQDVLFLYKNTNSSNNSNLSCADEGFSSPCTFVAAVSGANGSVLWERPAAQDGALVQCAVPQPQAGRTSSACILVGRPSSFVAVDVFTGETLWSHPSSFGGNASILSSLLRLPDVDADGAPDLLVLTQEEKEVSGYIYSGSTGHQIGHRGSLGVGGTSGSLLHVTRMGAHYILFPCASSLCGRSVKGLHETVTGRGSPLKRDPLWEGMLNASTHGLLWHSPGAIRYLMTVPGKVGEDLLLVSSEACVLLDGQELAPRWIFSAARVLRRPILGYYKPDTLAVVIENGTGIDRQILLLDLSTGAVLWNQALPGLPGDPQSASLPTADHRSAFFFWGLHELMGTNQTVQEPGDTRHSLYMFHPTVPGVLLELANISANIVAFQAVLFEPSRHAAYVLLTGPTRQDAPGVVSVAKHKVRDLVPSSRVVRLAEGGPDSDQAVRDRFSRLRYRSEA, encoded by the exons ATGATGGGCAGCAAGGACTTAGAAGCTGAAATCCATCCCTTGAAGAACGAAGACAAGAGGTTGCAGGAGAATCTGGGAAGCCAAACGACAAAGGAGGACAACCTGAAAGGCTTGCCTCGGCAGCCCGGCCTCTCCGGCTGCCGGACAGTGGcgttttttctttcactgttcgTCTGCCTTTTTGTGGTGTTCGTGGTCTCGTTCATCATCCCCTGTCCGGACCGGCCCGCGTCCCAGGGGACATGGAGGGTCTACTACAACGCAGCAG tcaCCTATGACTTTCTGGCTACAGAAGACATAAACAGGGACAGGATCCAAGACGTTCTCTTTCTgtataaaaataccaacagcagcAACAATTCCAACCTGTCCTGCGCTGACGAAG GCTTTTCTTCCCCCTGCACCTTTGTGGCCGCTGTGTCAGGGGCCAATGGCAGCGTGCTCTGGGAGAGGCCCGCAGCCCAGGACGGCGCCCTTGTGCAGTGTGCTGTCCCACAGCCACAGGCCGGCAGGACATCGTCTGCCTGCATCCTCGTGGGCAGACCCAGTTCCTTCGTCGCTGTGGACGTGTTCACAG GGGAGACCCTGTGGAGCCACCCCAGTAGCTTTGGAGGGAATGCTTCCATCCTGAGCTCTTTACTCCGACTGCCCGACGTCGATGCTGACGGGGCCCCAGACCTGCTGGTTCTCacccaggaggagaaggag GTTAGCGGCTACATCTATTCAGGCAGCACTGGTCACCAGATTGGCCACCGAGGCAGCCTTGGTGTGGGTGGGACCAGTGGCTCCCTCCTCCATGTCACCAGGATGGGTGCTCACTACATCCTTTTCCCTTGCG CAAGCTCCCTCTGTGGTCGCTCTGTGAAGGGTCTCCATGAGACGGTGACCGGGAGAGGGAGCCCACTGAAGAGAGACCCGCTGTGGGAGGGCATGCTCAACGCCAGCACCCACGGGCTGCTTTGGCACAG CCCTGGAGCCATCCGCTACCTGATGACCGTTCCAGGGAAAGTGGGTGAGGACCTCCTCCTTGTGAGCTCAGAAGCCTGTGTGCTGTTGGACGGGCAGGAGCTGGCACCCAGGTGGATCTTCAGCGCAGCCCGGGTCCTGAG AAGACCCATCCTTGGCTACTACAAACCTGACACCTTGGCTGTGGTCATTGAAAATGGAACCGGCATTGACAGACAG ATCCTGCTCCTGGACCTCAGCACAGGGGCCGTCCTGTGGAACCAGGCCCTCCCGGGCCTCCCCGGGGACCCGCAGTCCGCCAGCCTGCCAACCGCAGACCACCGCTCAGCCTTCTTCTTCTGGGGTCTCCACGAGCTGATGGGCACCAACCAGACAGTACAG GAGCCCGGAGACACCCGGCACAGCCTGTACATGTTCCACCCCACCGTGCCCGGCGTCCTGCTGGAGCTGGCCAACATCTCTGCCAACATCGTTGCCTTCCAAG CGGTCCTGTTTGAGCCAAGCCGCCACGCTGCCTACGTCCTCCTGACGGGCCCCACTCGCCAAGACGCTCCTGGCGTGGTCTCTGTAGCCAAGCACAAGGTGCGGGACCTCGTCCCGAGCAGTAGGGTGGTTCGCCTGGCCGAGGGCGGGCCCGACAGTGACCAGGCGGTCCGGGACCGGTTCTCCCGCCTGCGGTACCGCAGCGAGGCCTAG